The genome window CAGAAAATTATAATAATGGAAAGCGGCAGCCGGCACTTCTTCTGGAGCGAAAGACCAAGCAGGCACCCATGACGGAAGCGGTTGTCTATTCGACCGATACATGAAATCCAAAAAGGACCATGGAGAGGTGTAAGGATGCGACGTTCAAAACGATTCGAGATTTTGGAGCAAAGGCCTGTCAATCAGGACGGTTTTGTCAAGGAATGGCCGGAAATGGGATTTGTCGCGATGTCCAGTCCGAACGATCCGAAGCCGTCCCTCCGAGTAGAGAAGGGAAAAGTCGTAGAGCTGGACGGCAAAAATAGAGAGCATTTCGACATGCTGGACCAGTTCATTGCGGACTACACCATCGATGCGAAAGCGGCTGAACGGGTGATGCAGAAGAGCAGCCTGGAGATCGCCAGAAAGCTGGTGGACATCAACGTTCCCCGCTCGGAGGTGCTGGCCTTGTCAAAGGGAATGACTCCGGCCAAAGTCGTGGAAGTGCTGAATCAAATGAACATCGTCGAGATGATGATGGCGCTGCAAAAAATGCGTGCGAGGAAGACCCCGTCCAACCAATGCCATGTGACGAATGTCCGCGACAATCCCGTCCTCATGGCTGCCGATGCGGCCGAGGCGGCACTTCGCGGATTCGACGAGCAGGAGACGACGGTGGGGGTCGTGCGCTACGCTCCCTTTAATGCGCTGGCTTTGCTGGTGGGCTCCCAGACAGCGCGAGGGGGTGTGCTGACGCAGGACGCGCTGGAGGAGGCGACTGAGCTGCGCCTAGCGATGCTGGGACTGACCTCTTATGCAGAGACGATTTCCATTTACGGGACGGAATCGGTTTTTGTGGATGGTGACGATACGCCTTGGTCGAAGATGTTCTTAGCCTCCTCGTACGCTTCGCGCGGAGCGAAAATGCGCTTTACCTCGGGAACGGGCTCGGAGGTGCAGATGGCCGGTGCGGAAGGCAAATCCATGCTGTACTTGGAGATTCGCTGCGTCATGATGGCGAAAGGGGCGGGCGTGCAGGGGCTGCAGAACGGCTCCATCAGCTGTATCGGGGTACCGGCATCTGTGCCGAGTGGAATTCGGGCTGTGCTCGCAGAAAATTTGGCGACAACACTCTTTGATATGGAGGTGGCCTCAGGAAATGACCAGACCTTTTCCCATTCCGAGATCAGGCGCAGTGCGAAAATGCTCTGCCAGATGCTGCCCGGAACGGATTTCATTTTTTCCGGATTCAGTGCGATGCCGAACAGCGACGACATGTTTGCAGGCTCGAACATGGACTCCACCGATTATGACGACTACTTGGTCATTCAACGCGACATGATGGTAGACGGGGGCTTGCGTCCGGTGGATGAAGCCAGTGTGATCGCGATTCGTTACGAGGCTGCCAAAACACTCCAGGCAGTCTTTGAGGAATTCGGCTTCCCTGCCATCACGGAAGAAGAGCTCGAAGCGGCGACCTTCGCCAATGGCAGCGAGGATATGCCGCTGCGCAACGTCGTCGAGGATCTGAAAGCGGCGGAGCGCATTCTGAAGGAAGGCATCACAGGATACGATGTGGCTTTGGCTCTGGCCAAAAGAGGCTACACTCAGACCGCGGAGCGGATTTTCAACATGCTGAAGCAGCGGGTCGCGGGGGACTATCTGCATACTTCGGCCATCATCAACAAGGACAACGTGGTGATCAGCGCGGTGAATGATGAAAACGATTACACCGGACCGGGAACAGGCTATCGTCTCAGTGAAGAGAGATGGGAAGAGATCAAGAATATTCACCAGGCCATCAGTCCGCAAGATTTTTAGAAAGAGAGGGAGAGGACATGAAGACACCAGCGTTTTCGATCGAAATGAAGCTGACAGAGCGGGGAATGGCAGGCAAGGGAACAGATCCGCGCGAAGTCATCGTAGCGGTCGGGCCCGCTTTCGGCAAAGAGCTGAACAAGACCATCGTCAAGGTGGACCACAGCGCTGTGCTGCGGGAAGTGCTTTCCGGGATTGAAGAGCAGGGAGCGGTTCCGCGGCTGATTCGCAGCCTTCGTACAGCTGACCTGGCTTTCATGGCCCACGAAGCGGCGCGGCTCTCCGGATCGGGCATCGGGATCGGGCTGCAGTCCCGAGGGACGACGGTCATTCACCAGCGCGACCTAGACCCGCTAAGCAATCTGGAGCTGTTTCCCCAATCTCCCGTCATCACCCTGGAAACCTATCGGGCCATCGGACGCAACGCCGCGATGTACGCGCTGGGGGAGAGCCCCAATCCGGTTCCTGTCATGAATGATCAAATGGCCCGCCCGAAGTACCAGGCGATCGCAGCCATCCTTTATCTGAAAGAGTGCCAGTCACTTGTCTCCGATGCCAGGCCGGTTGAGTTGATTGCGGAATTTTCCATCGAGGAATAGGAGGATCACCGATGCCAAAATTGACGAGAGAACATTATCCCCTTGGTCTGAACAGCCCGGAGTTGCTGTACACGCCGACCGGAAAAGCGTACAGCGAATTGACGCTGGAGGCGGCGCTGCGGGGGGAGGTGACCAGTGCCGACCTGCGAATCAGTCCTGACACTCTGCTCATGCACGCCCAGATCAGCGAAAGCTTGGGGCGGGTCCAGCTGGCGAGCAACTTTCGTCGGGCGGCTGAGCTTATCGCCATATCCGACACTCGCATCCTGGAGATTTACAACGCGCTGCGCCCCAACCGGTCAACAAAAGAGGAATTGTTGGCAATTGCCAGCGAGCTGGAGGAATCCTATGGAGCGGTAGAAAATGCCCGCTTGGTTCGGGAAGCCGCCGAGGTGTATGAGAGACGAGGCAAATTGCGGGGAAACGAGGATTGACCGATGGGGAAGCGAATCGTCGCCGGCGTGGATATAGGCAATTCTTCGACGGAGGTAGCTATCGCGATAATCGAAGGGGGACAAATGCAATTCCTAGCTCAGCACCTGGTGAAGACGACGGGCGTCAAAGGAACGGTGGAAAACGTCAGAGGCATCCGATTTGCCTTGCAGGAAGCAGCGGGAAAAGCGGGACTTACGGTCAGCCAGATTGATCTGATTCGCCTCAATGACGCTGTGCCGGTCATTGGCGACCTGGCGATGGATCTGATCAGCGAAACGATCATTACGGAATCCTCGATGATCGGACACAATCCGGATTCGCCGGGCGGAGCCGGTTTGGGAGTAGGCACGACAATAGGGATTGAACAGCTGCTGGATATGGATACGGCGCGGACAGACGATGCGTACATCGTGGTAATCGGCAAGGGGTTTGATTTTGAATGGGCAGCTGGCCGAATCAATCTGGCCATGAGCCGGGGAGCATCCGTCACCGGCGCCATCGTGCAAAAAGACGACGGAGTGCTCATTCACAATCGATTGCAGCACAAGATACCGATCGTGGATGAAGTATCCTTGATCGAAAAAGTCCCGTTAAACAAAAAGGCAGCCGTCGAGGTAGCGCTGCCCGGCCACGTCATCCGCACGCTAAGCAATCCGTATGGGCTGTCCACCGTCTTTTCGCTCACGCCAGACGAGACGATACAGATCGCTCCGGTAGCCAAGGCGCTGGTGGGGAACCGCTCGGCTGTCGTCATTCGCACCGCGCAGGGGGAAGTGGTGGAGCGCAAGATCGAAGCAGGACGGATGATATTGATCGGGACGCAAAACCGGCTGGAGGTATCGGTCAATGATGGGGCAGATGCTATCATGGATGCGTACGAACGGCTGGGAAGCGTGACCGATGTACAGGGAGAGACAGGCACGAATGTCGGCGGGATGTTAAGTGGTCTGCGACAGGATTTGGCTGAGCTGACGGGACAAACACCTGGCGAAATTTCCATCTCCGACTTTCTGGCTGTCGATGCGGTCATTCCATCCTCAATCAGCGGCTCCATGGCTGGCGAACTGGCGATGGAAAGCGGTGTCGCTCTCGCCTCGATGGTGAAAACGGACAAGAGTTCCATTCATCGGGTCGCAAGGTCGCTGGAGCAGGAGCTGGGCATCGCGATCGAGGTGGGCGGAGTGGAAGCGGAGATGGCGATCCGCGGGGCACTGACTACCCCCGGGACGAGAAAACCGATC of Brevibacillus choshinensis contains these proteins:
- a CDS encoding propanediol/glycerol family dehydratase medium subunit — protein: MKTPAFSIEMKLTERGMAGKGTDPREVIVAVGPAFGKELNKTIVKVDHSAVLREVLSGIEEQGAVPRLIRSLRTADLAFMAHEAARLSGSGIGIGLQSRGTTVIHQRDLDPLSNLELFPQSPVITLETYRAIGRNAAMYALGESPNPVPVMNDQMARPKYQAIAAILYLKECQSLVSDARPVELIAEFSIEE
- a CDS encoding diol dehydratase small subunit — encoded protein: MPKLTREHYPLGLNSPELLYTPTGKAYSELTLEAALRGEVTSADLRISPDTLLMHAQISESLGRVQLASNFRRAAELIAISDTRILEIYNALRPNRSTKEELLAIASELEESYGAVENARLVREAAEVYERRGKLRGNED
- a CDS encoding propanediol/glycerol family dehydratase large subunit; the encoded protein is MRRSKRFEILEQRPVNQDGFVKEWPEMGFVAMSSPNDPKPSLRVEKGKVVELDGKNREHFDMLDQFIADYTIDAKAAERVMQKSSLEIARKLVDINVPRSEVLALSKGMTPAKVVEVLNQMNIVEMMMALQKMRARKTPSNQCHVTNVRDNPVLMAADAAEAALRGFDEQETTVGVVRYAPFNALALLVGSQTARGGVLTQDALEEATELRLAMLGLTSYAETISIYGTESVFVDGDDTPWSKMFLASSYASRGAKMRFTSGTGSEVQMAGAEGKSMLYLEIRCVMMAKGAGVQGLQNGSISCIGVPASVPSGIRAVLAENLATTLFDMEVASGNDQTFSHSEIRRSAKMLCQMLPGTDFIFSGFSAMPNSDDMFAGSNMDSTDYDDYLVIQRDMMVDGGLRPVDEASVIAIRYEAAKTLQAVFEEFGFPAITEEELEAATFANGSEDMPLRNVVEDLKAAERILKEGITGYDVALALAKRGYTQTAERIFNMLKQRVAGDYLHTSAIINKDNVVISAVNDENDYTGPGTGYRLSEERWEEIKNIHQAISPQDF
- a CDS encoding diol dehydratase reactivase subunit alpha, translating into MGKRIVAGVDIGNSSTEVAIAIIEGGQMQFLAQHLVKTTGVKGTVENVRGIRFALQEAAGKAGLTVSQIDLIRLNDAVPVIGDLAMDLISETIITESSMIGHNPDSPGGAGLGVGTTIGIEQLLDMDTARTDDAYIVVIGKGFDFEWAAGRINLAMSRGASVTGAIVQKDDGVLIHNRLQHKIPIVDEVSLIEKVPLNKKAAVEVALPGHVIRTLSNPYGLSTVFSLTPDETIQIAPVAKALVGNRSAVVIRTAQGEVVERKIEAGRMILIGTQNRLEVSVNDGADAIMDAYERLGSVTDVQGETGTNVGGMLSGLRQDLAELTGQTPGEISISDFLAVDAVIPSSISGSMAGELAMESGVALASMVKTDKSSIHRVARSLEQELGIAIEVGGVEAEMAIRGALTTPGTRKPIVILDMGGGSTDAAMMDASGNITSTHLAGAGDMVTMLINSELALGDKELAEKIKKNPLGKVLSLFHMQLEDGTMLFSEAPFPPHTFGRVVIRGEDGLTPLPTRVSMEKIREIRRSAKRRVFVTNVLRALKRIVPTRNVKHLSFVVMVGGSALDFEIPQMVTEELGKYGIVAGFANIRGTEGPRNAVATGLVLSSIKNGGAT